In a single window of the Phycisphaerales bacterium genome:
- a CDS encoding 3-deoxy-7-phosphoheptulonate synthase: MRELARRRGGGWGGSVRHSVGQWPEEPTPSITQPTQNLNVIRTRTLVYPRHIKRDLPMTVAANRTIVESREAIKGILAGRDPRLLVVVGPCSLHDDDAAREYADRLAVLAHDLADRMLIIMRVYFEKPRTTIGWKGLINDPHLDGSFDMETGIRRARKILLYVSELGLGTGTEMLDPIIPQYTADLVSWGAIGARTTESQTHRQMASGLSMPVGLKNGTDGSLQVALDALAASRHSHSFLGIDENGMTAVIDTRGNPWGHIILRGGRSGPNYDAAHVAEAVAALRAAGLPEAVMVDCSHANADKKYQNQHKVWWSVIEQRLAGSPHLIGAMLESHLFPGSQKLDGDRTKLQHGVSITDECIGWEETERLLREGHRRLAP; the protein is encoded by the coding sequence ATGCGGGAACTTGCGAGACGTCGTGGCGGCGGGTGGGGCGGCAGCGTACGGCATTCGGTCGGCCAGTGGCCCGAGGAGCCGACGCCCAGCATCACCCAGCCCACGCAGAATCTCAACGTCATCCGCACGCGAACCCTGGTGTACCCTCGGCACATCAAGCGCGACCTGCCCATGACGGTGGCCGCCAATCGCACAATCGTGGAATCACGCGAAGCGATCAAGGGCATCCTTGCCGGCCGGGACCCGCGGCTGCTGGTCGTCGTGGGCCCCTGCTCGCTCCATGACGATGATGCGGCCCGCGAGTATGCCGACCGTCTGGCGGTGCTGGCACACGATCTCGCCGATCGCATGCTGATCATCATGCGGGTCTACTTCGAGAAGCCACGCACGACGATCGGGTGGAAGGGCCTGATCAACGATCCGCACCTCGACGGCTCCTTCGACATGGAGACCGGGATCCGGCGCGCCCGCAAGATTCTGTTGTATGTGTCGGAGCTTGGACTCGGTACGGGCACCGAGATGCTCGACCCGATCATCCCGCAGTACACCGCCGACCTTGTGTCGTGGGGCGCGATCGGAGCGCGGACGACGGAATCGCAGACCCACCGGCAGATGGCCAGTGGTCTGTCGATGCCGGTCGGCCTCAAGAACGGCACCGACGGAAGCTTACAGGTGGCACTCGATGCGCTCGCGGCATCGCGGCACTCCCACAGTTTCCTCGGGATTGACGAGAACGGCATGACCGCCGTCATCGATACGCGCGGCAACCCGTGGGGCCACATCATCCTGCGAGGCGGGCGCAGCGGCCCAAACTACGATGCGGCCCATGTCGCCGAGGCCGTAGCGGCGCTGCGCGCGGCCGGGTTGCCCGAGGCGGTCATGGTCGATTGCAGCCACGCCAACGCGGACAAGAAGTACCAGAACCAGCACAAGGTGTGGTGGAGCGTGATCGAGCAGCGGTTGGCAGGCAGCCCGCACCTGATCGGCGCGATGCTGGAAAGCCACCTGTTCCCTGGCAGTCAGAAGCTCGACGGTGACCGCACCAAACTGCAACATGGCGTGTCAATCACGGACGAGTGCATCGGGTGGGAGGAGACGGAGCGACTGCTGCGCGAAGGGCACCGCCGGCTCGCACCCTAG